A genomic window from Solanum stenotomum isolate F172 chromosome 10, ASM1918654v1, whole genome shotgun sequence includes:
- the LOC125842889 gene encoding uncharacterized protein LOC125842889: MLLWIGHLAHYADVCASKLEATIPGMVERALTAALTPLRESIDALTARTEVCERGQGATHEVMILKAAIVELRKDVDQLKSTDMSMLFGTVEIPDDLDTDTPAYSDVPPATTGDKVRADDAAAESKAENDKEQLDV, from the coding sequence ATGCTACTATGGATAGGGCATCTAGCCCATTATGCTGATGTGTGTGCCTCCAAGCTAGAGGCTACCATCCCTGGGATGGTTGAGAGAGCTCTCACAGCTGCTCTAACACCTCTTAGAGAGTCTATTGATGCCCTCACGGCAAGGACAGAGGTGTGTGAGAGAGGTCAGGGAGCCACTCATGAAGTGATGATCCTAAAGGCCGCAATTGTAGAATTGAGAAAAGATGTGGACCAGCTAAAGTCCACAGATATGTCGATGCTTTTTGGGACAGTGGAGATCCCTGATGACCTGGACACAGATACTCCAGCTTATTCTGAtgtgcctccggctaccaccggagataaGGTTAGAGCTGATGATGCGGCTGCAGAGTCCAAGGCTGAGAATGATAAGGAGCAGCTCGATGTCTAG